Proteins from one Faecalibacterium sp. I3-3-33 genomic window:
- a CDS encoding GIY-YIG nuclease family protein, with protein sequence MDKIRINDILNFSKEEIPNVRVKFNIYNGYDDPLELYKTDPDEVNIDWFLWRDRRRYFSVGQTAICFLKIGNDTWLMTCIKTITGEKKVDEINGGVGYEAQDDARYGKYFGRLVLRYHNPCRTMGRTYASVMDELEVLEILNDQFTGEDFPGYENVRLSYRQLKNVIDRHLPGWIAALQNQKAVYLITDNKTGKLYVGSATSQTGMLLQRWSNYIADGHGGNEALKELVKKQGFDYVKENFQYSILENYNARMDDEYILRRESWWKETLRTREFGYNKN encoded by the coding sequence ATGGATAAAATACGCATTAATGATATTCTGAACTTTAGTAAAGAAGAAATACCAAATGTTCGCGTGAAATTCAATATTTACAATGGTTACGATGATCCGTTGGAACTTTATAAAACCGACCCGGATGAGGTAAATATCGACTGGTTTTTGTGGCGTGACCGCCGCCGCTATTTTAGTGTAGGACAAACGGCGATCTGCTTTTTAAAAATCGGAAATGATACATGGCTCATGACGTGTATCAAGACGATAACCGGGGAGAAAAAAGTTGATGAAATAAATGGCGGTGTTGGTTATGAGGCGCAGGATGATGCCCGTTACGGGAAATATTTCGGGCGGCTTGTTTTGCGTTATCATAATCCCTGCCGTACAATGGGGCGCACCTATGCGTCAGTAATGGACGAGTTGGAAGTTCTTGAGATTTTGAACGATCAGTTCACTGGCGAGGATTTTCCGGGTTATGAAAATGTACGGCTGAGTTATCGGCAATTGAAAAATGTGATCGACCGGCACCTTCCGGGATGGATCGCAGCGCTGCAAAACCAGAAAGCGGTCTATCTGATTACGGACAACAAGACCGGTAAATTATATGTTGGCTCTGCCACATCGCAAACAGGAATGCTTCTCCAACGATGGTCAAACTATATTGCTGATGGCCATGGTGGAAACGAAGCATTGAAAGAGCTCGTAAAAAAGCAGGGCTTCGATTATGTAAAAGAAAATTTCCAGTATTCTATCCTTGAAAACTATAATGCACGGATGGATGACGAATACATTTTGAGACGTGAGTCCTGGTGGAAAGAAACACTTCGGACAAGAGAGTTTGGATACAATAAGAATTAA
- the def gene encoding peptide deformylase yields MAIRNIVKEGDPILNKVCRPVTNFDDRLATLLDDMRETMIAADGVGLAGPQVGMMRRLFVVWDTTDAPEEIPEDYEYKFIDFVNPEILAVSEEEETAYEGCLSFPGHNGAVTRPVAVKVRAQDRNGEWFELEADGLLGRCIQHENDHLDGITIMESSEYFYEDTEEGKKAAREAKGNN; encoded by the coding sequence ATGGCTATCCGTAATATTGTTAAAGAAGGCGACCCCATCCTGAACAAGGTCTGCCGCCCTGTGACCAATTTTGATGACCGTCTGGCCACCCTGCTGGACGATATGCGCGAGACTATGATCGCCGCCGATGGCGTGGGTCTGGCTGGCCCGCAGGTGGGCATGATGCGCCGCCTGTTCGTGGTGTGGGACACCACCGATGCCCCGGAGGAGATCCCCGAAGATTACGAGTACAAGTTCATTGATTTCGTCAATCCCGAGATTCTTGCCGTTTCCGAGGAAGAGGAGACCGCCTACGAGGGCTGCCTGTCCTTCCCGGGGCATAACGGCGCTGTGACCCGCCCGGTCGCCGTCAAGGTGCGTGCACAGGACCGCAACGGCGAATGGTTCGAGTTGGAAGCCGACGGCCTGCTGGGTCGCTGCATCCAGCACGAGAACGACCATCTGGACGGCATCACTATCATGGAGTCCAGCGAGTACTTCTATGAGGATACCGAGGAAGGCAAAAAGGCCGCCCGCGAAGCGAAAGGAAACAACTGA
- the fmt gene encoding methionyl-tRNA formyltransferase: protein MRILFMGTPDIAAECLKALYAAGHDICAVYTRRDKPVGRKQVLTAPPVKEVALEHGTPVFQPRTLRDGSEDENIRVLAPELIVVVAYGCILPKSVLELPRYGCINLHVSLLPKYRGSAPVQWSVLNGDAETGVSIMQMDEGLDTGDVLYCKKITIDPEETSGELFDRVTAVGAKALCETIPQIAAGTLTAVPQQHENATLAPMLNKEMAEFHLTDTATHIHNWVRGMNPWPGAWFITSGGKKLKVMSCRVAAANGEAPGTVLATKPLTVACGEGAIQLLEVVPEGKKPMDGTAFAAGLRLKTGDSL, encoded by the coding sequence ATGCGCATTTTATTCATGGGCACGCCGGATATTGCTGCCGAGTGCCTGAAAGCCCTGTATGCCGCCGGGCACGATATCTGTGCCGTGTACACCCGGCGGGATAAGCCGGTTGGCCGCAAGCAGGTGCTCACCGCACCGCCGGTCAAGGAGGTGGCTCTGGAGCACGGAACACCCGTGTTCCAGCCCCGCACCCTGCGGGACGGCAGCGAGGATGAAAACATCCGCGTTCTTGCCCCGGAACTGATCGTGGTGGTGGCCTATGGCTGCATCCTGCCGAAGTCCGTGCTGGAACTGCCCCGCTACGGCTGCATCAACCTGCACGTTTCGCTGCTGCCGAAGTATCGCGGCAGCGCTCCGGTGCAGTGGTCTGTGCTGAACGGTGACGCCGAGACCGGCGTTTCCATCATGCAGATGGACGAGGGTCTGGATACCGGCGATGTACTGTACTGCAAAAAGATTACCATCGACCCTGAGGAGACCAGCGGCGAACTGTTTGACCGTGTTACCGCTGTGGGTGCCAAAGCCCTGTGTGAAACCATTCCCCAGATCGCCGCAGGCACTCTGACCGCTGTGCCGCAGCAGCACGAAAACGCAACCCTTGCCCCCATGCTGAACAAGGAGATGGCAGAGTTCCACCTGACCGACACTGCCACCCATATCCACAACTGGGTGCGCGGCATGAATCCCTGGCCGGGTGCGTGGTTCATCACCTCCGGCGGCAAAAAGCTTAAGGTGATGTCCTGCCGCGTGGCTGCCGCCAATGGCGAAGCCCCCGGCACGGTGCTGGCCACAAAGCCCCTGACCGTAGCCTGCGGTGAGGGTGCTATCCAACTGCTGGAGGTCGTACCGGAGGGCAAAAAGCCCATGGACGGTACCGCCTTTGCAGCGGGTCTGCGCCTGAAAACGGGGGATAGCCTCTGA
- the rsmB gene encoding 16S rRNA (cytosine(967)-C(5))-methyltransferase RsmB has translation MAANPRAAAVAALVRQEQDGFSNLVLDAELKRQKLEGRDKAFASAIFYTVLEHRGTLDYILEQFLPKGLAKLDAPVREILRAALAQARYMQVPVSAAVNEAVKLTRTFKKSSASGLVNAVLRKACGYDLDAVVFTDEIQRLMVLGSAGRDVAEFLHKNYPDEALGILTYQADGGLTSLRANPLKASAAKLCALLTEQGTAEARQGIVPGSVLARFAGSPADNELFRQGYYHVEGQASQLAALCVGAAPGETVLDLCAAPGGKTILLAEQMQGAGELYSCDAAENRVGLIRTAVDRMGFTGVHTLCNDATKPNPALPMADRILTDVPCSGLGILAKKPDLRYKKLEATRQAELLATQAAILDTAAALLKAGGRLVYSTCTIDPAENQQQIAAFLQHHPEFAVCAPDVPLPAGMTAGEHGCLSVPTRTGMDGFFLCVLQKAAGTQ, from the coding sequence ATGGCCGCAAATCCGCGTGCGGCGGCAGTCGCCGCACTGGTACGGCAGGAGCAGGACGGCTTTTCCAATCTGGTGCTGGACGCAGAACTCAAGCGCCAGAAGCTGGAAGGCCGGGATAAGGCTTTTGCAAGTGCCATTTTCTACACCGTGCTGGAGCATCGCGGCACGCTGGACTATATTCTGGAGCAGTTTCTGCCCAAGGGTCTGGCAAAGCTGGATGCACCCGTGCGGGAAATTTTGCGTGCTGCACTGGCACAGGCACGCTATATGCAGGTGCCTGTCTCCGCTGCGGTGAACGAGGCGGTCAAGCTGACCCGCACCTTTAAAAAATCCAGCGCCTCCGGCCTTGTCAATGCTGTGCTGCGCAAGGCCTGCGGTTATGATTTAGACGCTGTCGTCTTTACAGACGAGATCCAGCGCCTGATGGTTTTAGGCTCTGCCGGGCGGGATGTGGCAGAATTTCTCCACAAAAATTACCCGGATGAAGCACTGGGCATCCTGACCTATCAGGCCGATGGCGGTTTGACCAGCCTGCGTGCAAACCCCCTCAAGGCCAGCGCTGCGAAACTGTGCGCGCTGCTTACAGAGCAGGGCACAGCAGAGGCGCGGCAGGGTATTGTGCCCGGCAGTGTGCTGGCACGATTTGCCGGCAGTCCGGCAGACAACGAGCTGTTCCGGCAGGGGTACTACCATGTGGAGGGGCAGGCCAGCCAGCTGGCAGCTCTCTGCGTGGGTGCAGCTCCCGGCGAGACGGTGCTGGACCTGTGCGCTGCCCCCGGCGGCAAGACGATTTTGCTGGCCGAGCAGATGCAGGGTGCAGGAGAGCTGTACAGCTGCGATGCAGCAGAGAACCGTGTGGGGCTGATCCGCACCGCTGTGGACCGCATGGGCTTTACCGGGGTGCATACCCTTTGTAATGATGCCACCAAGCCGAACCCTGCACTGCCCATGGCAGACCGCATCCTGACGGATGTGCCTTGCAGCGGCTTGGGCATTCTGGCAAAAAAGCCGGATCTGCGCTATAAAAAGCTGGAAGCTACCCGGCAGGCAGAGCTGCTTGCCACGCAGGCGGCAATTCTGGATACGGCTGCGGCACTGCTCAAGGCGGGCGGGCGGCTGGTCTATTCCACCTGCACCATCGACCCGGCAGAAAATCAGCAGCAGATCGCAGCCTTTTTGCAGCACCACCCGGAATTTGCGGTCTGCGCACCGGATGTGCCGCTGCCCGCCGGAATGACGGCAGGGGAGCACGGCTGCCTCTCGGTGCCCACCCGCACCGGCATGGACGGCTTTTTCCTGTGCGTGCTGCAAAAAGCCGCCGGAACACAATAA
- the rlmN gene encoding 23S rRNA (adenine(2503)-C(2))-methyltransferase RlmN, with amino-acid sequence MEQKRCISSLTLAELTAELKALGQPGFRAKQIFHWVHQKLVTEFSAMTDQPKTLLAKLEETFYIAAPQIERRQEAKDGTVKYLLRMADGNCIETVVMRYHYGNTVCVSTQVGCRMGCRFCASTQAGRVRNLEAGEICSEIYTAQKDIGERISHIVLMGIGEPLDNFDEVMRFLENITSPEGVNIGMRNISLSTCGLVPKIDQLAEKKLQLTLSISLHAPTNQIRSSMMPVNDAYPVEQLIQTVRRYQETTGRRVSFEYSMVRGVNDSDVCAKQLADLIRGMGAHVNLIPINPVDGSPYSATDAANVRRFQQKLESLGVNATVRRRLGSEISAACGQLRRDEMNGKA; translated from the coding sequence ATGGAACAAAAACGCTGTATTTCTTCCCTGACGCTGGCAGAATTGACTGCTGAATTGAAAGCGCTGGGACAGCCGGGTTTTCGGGCAAAGCAGATCTTCCACTGGGTACACCAGAAACTGGTCACCGAGTTTTCTGCCATGACCGACCAGCCCAAGACCCTGCTGGCAAAGCTGGAAGAAACCTTTTATATCGCTGCACCGCAGATCGAGCGCCGTCAGGAGGCTAAAGACGGTACTGTGAAGTATCTGCTGCGCATGGCAGACGGCAACTGCATTGAGACTGTTGTTATGCGTTACCACTACGGCAATACCGTGTGCGTGTCCACGCAGGTGGGCTGCCGCATGGGCTGCCGGTTCTGCGCCTCCACACAGGCAGGGCGGGTGCGCAACCTTGAAGCAGGCGAGATCTGCTCCGAGATCTACACTGCCCAGAAGGATATCGGCGAGCGCATCTCCCATATCGTGCTCATGGGCATCGGCGAGCCACTGGATAACTTTGACGAAGTGATGCGCTTTTTGGAGAATATCACCTCGCCCGAGGGCGTCAATATCGGCATGCGCAATATCAGCCTTTCCACCTGCGGCCTTGTGCCTAAGATCGACCAGCTGGCGGAAAAAAAGCTGCAGCTCACCCTTTCCATCTCGCTGCACGCACCCACAAACCAGATCCGCAGCAGCATGATGCCGGTCAACGATGCCTACCCGGTGGAGCAGCTGATCCAGACCGTGCGCCGGTATCAGGAGACCACCGGCCGCCGGGTCAGCTTTGAATATTCCATGGTGCGCGGTGTCAATGATTCTGATGTCTGCGCAAAGCAGCTGGCAGACCTGATCCGGGGCATGGGTGCTCATGTAAATCTGATCCCCATCAACCCAGTGGACGGTAGTCCGTACTCCGCTACGGATGCAGCCAATGTGCGCAGATTCCAGCAAAAGCTCGAAAGCCTTGGCGTAAACGCCACGGTGCGCCGCCGCCTTGGCAGCGAAATCAGCGCCGCCTGCGGCCAGCTGCGCCGCGACGAAATGAACGGCAAGGCATAA
- a CDS encoding Stp1/IreP family PP2C-type Ser/Thr phosphatase: MKLAGKTDVGRVRQDNQDDYRAGELPGDAAWALVCDGMGGARGGREASQCACSVIERCFQEQYSQCIPGEEETFLKKALLSANRYVFQKALREESLAGMGTTAVCALVRGGKAYLSHAGDSRAYLYRDGKLAQLTHDHSYVQELVDCGTITQEQAEHHPQKNIITRALGVDYRLEPEFTTVALRAGDVLLLCTDGLTNAVPTEQLEQLLRSGSFYDLPDALIRTANENGGPDNITALLVGVEPMEVRHG, translated from the coding sequence ATGAAACTTGCAGGAAAAACGGATGTAGGACGCGTCCGGCAGGACAATCAGGATGATTACCGTGCAGGAGAGCTGCCCGGCGATGCAGCATGGGCGCTGGTATGCGATGGCATGGGCGGCGCACGCGGCGGGCGTGAGGCTTCGCAGTGTGCGTGCAGCGTTATCGAGCGCTGCTTTCAGGAGCAGTACAGCCAGTGCATCCCCGGCGAAGAGGAGACTTTTTTAAAAAAAGCGCTGCTCAGCGCCAACCGCTATGTGTTCCAGAAGGCACTGCGGGAGGAGTCTCTGGCTGGAATGGGCACTACCGCTGTCTGCGCTCTGGTGCGCGGCGGCAAGGCCTATCTGAGCCACGCGGGCGATTCCCGCGCCTACCTCTACCGGGACGGTAAGCTGGCGCAGCTGACCCACGATCACTCCTATGTGCAGGAGCTTGTGGACTGCGGCACCATCACACAGGAGCAGGCAGAGCATCACCCGCAGAAAAACATCATCACCCGGGCGCTGGGCGTGGATTACCGGCTGGAGCCGGAGTTCACCACCGTGGCGCTGCGGGCAGGGGATGTTCTGCTGCTGTGCACGGACGGTCTGACCAATGCCGTACCCACGGAGCAGCTGGAGCAGTTGTTGCGCAGCGGGTCTTTTTACGACCTGCCGGATGCTCTGATCCGCACCGCTAACGAAAACGGCGGCCCGGATAACATCACCGCCCTGCTGGTGGGGGTAGAGCCGATGGAGGTGCGCCATGGATAA
- the pknB gene encoding Stk1 family PASTA domain-containing Ser/Thr kinase — protein sequence MDNLIGKRLDGLYEVQELIGSGGMANVYKAVMRGQNGPVPAGTVVAVKVLRQEYMHDPDLVRRFKNESKAISLLNHPNIVKVYDVSVNDHLQYIVMEYVDGMTLREYLNERGGKLSSRETVHFISQILKALEHAHANGIVHRDIKPQNIMLLDNGQLRMMDFGIARISRADNQMLAGKAMGSVHYISPEQAKGDETDRTSDIYSVGVMMYEMLSGHLPFDADDVVEVAIKQISDEPRSLHELAPEVPYALVEITEKAMAKLPQNRYPSARAMLEALDTYVQNPSVLFEYQYITEEAPEKVVKRTMNQNRAIRQNEQPAPRKNGKSKPGKKRRTVFLPALFGITIAFALACMALCWMILNDSSNLMNNKADVTLGDYIGMTKDQAMATDQIASGQISPEWEEEYNSNYAAGYIYKQSPVSGRTVREGQSVTLTVSLGTQYVTVPDLTNYVQTDAEQQLKALGVSVLVTQAVDTTVASGAVIRTDPAAGTQVAAGSTVILYISRPQVSTTTKVPSLTGMSVNDARTLLVQNHLGLGSQSEEYSDQPAGTVLSQNPAAGATAKLNSRVNVVVSAGAAPVQEPEQPGGDGTSGTTGEGSTGGESTGGSSEPSSSSSSTGGGILDWWSSLLG from the coding sequence ATGGATAACCTGATCGGTAAAAGACTGGACGGCCTGTACGAGGTACAGGAGCTGATCGGCTCCGGCGGCATGGCAAATGTGTATAAGGCAGTCATGCGGGGGCAAAACGGCCCCGTACCCGCCGGGACTGTGGTGGCCGTTAAGGTGCTGCGGCAGGAATATATGCACGACCCGGACCTTGTGCGCCGCTTCAAGAACGAATCCAAGGCCATCTCGCTGCTGAACCACCCCAATATCGTCAAGGTATATGATGTTTCGGTCAACGACCATCTGCAATATATCGTTATGGAGTATGTGGACGGCATGACCTTGCGGGAGTACCTCAATGAGCGGGGCGGTAAGCTTTCCAGCAGGGAGACCGTACACTTCATCTCTCAGATCCTCAAAGCGCTGGAGCACGCCCACGCCAACGGCATCGTGCACCGGGATATCAAGCCCCAGAACATTATGCTGCTGGACAATGGCCAGCTGCGCATGATGGACTTCGGTATTGCCCGCATTTCCCGGGCAGATAACCAGATGCTGGCCGGCAAGGCGATGGGCAGTGTGCATTATATCAGCCCGGAACAGGCAAAGGGGGACGAGACCGACCGCACCAGCGACATCTACTCGGTAGGTGTTATGATGTACGAGATGCTCTCTGGTCATCTGCCCTTTGATGCAGATGACGTGGTAGAGGTTGCCATCAAGCAGATCTCGGACGAGCCCCGCTCGCTGCACGAGCTGGCACCGGAGGTGCCCTATGCGCTGGTGGAGATCACGGAAAAGGCCATGGCAAAGCTCCCCCAGAACCGCTACCCCTCGGCACGGGCGATGCTGGAAGCACTGGATACCTATGTGCAGAACCCCTCCGTGTTGTTTGAATATCAGTATATTACAGAAGAAGCACCCGAAAAGGTGGTGAAACGTACCATGAATCAGAACCGCGCGATCCGTCAGAACGAACAGCCCGCCCCCCGCAAAAACGGCAAAAGCAAGCCGGGTAAAAAGCGCCGTACCGTCTTTTTGCCTGCATTGTTCGGTATCACCATTGCCTTTGCACTGGCCTGCATGGCGCTGTGCTGGATGATCCTGAACGACTCCTCCAACCTGATGAACAACAAGGCCGATGTCACCCTTGGGGACTATATCGGCATGACCAAGGATCAGGCCATGGCCACGGATCAGATCGCATCCGGCCAGATCTCCCCGGAGTGGGAAGAAGAGTATAACAGCAACTATGCCGCCGGTTATATCTATAAGCAGTCGCCGGTGTCCGGCCGCACCGTCCGCGAGGGACAAAGCGTGACTTTGACCGTTAGTCTTGGTACCCAGTATGTCACTGTGCCGGATCTGACCAACTATGTGCAGACCGATGCCGAACAGCAGCTCAAGGCACTGGGCGTTTCGGTGCTGGTCACGCAGGCTGTGGATACCACCGTGGCTTCCGGCGCGGTCATCCGCACCGACCCTGCCGCCGGTACGCAGGTAGCGGCAGGCTCTACGGTCATCCTTTATATCAGCCGTCCGCAGGTGTCCACCACCACTAAGGTGCCCTCCCTTACCGGCATGAGCGTGAATGATGCCCGCACCCTGCTGGTGCAGAACCATCTGGGTCTTGGCAGCCAGAGCGAAGAATACAGCGACCAGCCCGCAGGTACAGTGCTCAGCCAGAACCCGGCGGCAGGTGCTACCGCAAAGCTGAACAGCCGCGTAAACGTTGTGGTCAGCGCAGGCGCTGCACCGGTACAGGAACCGGAGCAGCCTGGCGGTGACGGCACTTCCGGCACCACGGGCGAAGGCTCTACCGGCGGCGAGAGCACCGGCGGCAGCAGCGAGCCGAGCTCCAGCAGCAGCTCCACAGGCGGCGGTATTCTGGACTGGTGGTCCTCGCTGCTGGGCTGA
- the rsgA gene encoding ribosome small subunit-dependent GTPase A, whose product MNGYIIKGIGGFYYVKTPDGIVECKPRGIFRKQKITPVAGDEVMLETENGAAVIAQIAPRKNVFVRPPVANLDVLFLVASTTQPTPSTLVLDKLSAIAVDKGVQPVVVCTKSDLAEADFLANAYAKSTLPFIRIDYESGAGLDEVKQWINGRLCAFCGNSGVGKSTLLNALLPDAARETSAISQKLGRGRHTTREVTIFEAYGGRIADTPGFASLEANRAGFIPKENLEHAFPEFGPYLGQCQFTGCSHRSEKGCAVRAALAEGRLSQTRYDSYCAMYDEVKDVKDWQRPKV is encoded by the coding sequence ATGAACGGTTATATCATAAAAGGCATTGGCGGCTTTTACTATGTAAAAACGCCGGATGGCATCGTGGAGTGCAAACCCCGCGGCATTTTCCGCAAACAGAAGATTACCCCTGTGGCAGGGGATGAGGTGATGCTGGAAACCGAGAACGGCGCAGCGGTTATTGCACAGATCGCCCCCCGCAAAAACGTTTTTGTGCGCCCGCCAGTGGCAAATCTGGATGTGCTGTTCCTTGTGGCCAGCACCACCCAGCCTACCCCCAGCACGCTGGTGCTGGATAAGCTTTCGGCCATTGCGGTGGATAAGGGCGTGCAGCCGGTGGTGGTGTGCACCAAAAGCGACCTTGCCGAGGCGGATTTTCTGGCAAATGCCTACGCAAAATCCACCCTGCCGTTTATCCGTATCGACTACGAAAGCGGTGCAGGGCTGGACGAAGTAAAACAGTGGATCAACGGCAGATTGTGCGCCTTCTGCGGCAACTCCGGCGTGGGTAAATCCACCCTGCTGAACGCGCTGCTGCCGGACGCTGCCCGCGAGACCAGCGCCATCAGCCAGAAGCTGGGGCGCGGCCGCCACACCACCCGCGAGGTGACCATCTTTGAAGCTTACGGCGGACGCATTGCCGACACCCCGGGCTTTGCCAGTCTGGAGGCGAACCGTGCAGGGTTCATCCCCAAGGAGAATCTGGAGCACGCCTTCCCGGAATTTGGCCCTTATCTGGGTCAGTGCCAGTTTACCGGCTGCTCCCACCGCAGCGAAAAAGGCTGTGCTGTGCGGGCGGCGCTGGCAGAGGGCAGGCTTTCCCAGACACGGTACGACAGTTATTGCGCCATGTATGACGAAGTAAAGGATGTCAAGGATTGGCAGCGCCCGAAAGTGTAA